A window from Oreochromis aureus strain Israel breed Guangdong linkage group 16, ZZ_aureus, whole genome shotgun sequence encodes these proteins:
- the LOC116309463 gene encoding endoribonuclease YbeY: MGVVLRNLQKVVPLRRARLRRDVDTLRHILGIQKFDLGIICVDNQKMQQINHIYRKKNTPTDVLSFPFYEDLRPGKLPCPLHRDELNLGDIFLGVEFVMKQCQEESLDLHGALTVVTAHGICHLLGYRHETEEEWTEMQQRENYILSEYSRLTGRHLDPLMKRCSQDRFSASASVYSMSSTSSLPESSSEHSRSGRELLNSVE, encoded by the exons ATGGGAGTAGTTTTGAGGAACCTCCAGAAGGTGGTGCCTCTTCGGCGCGCCAGGCTGCGCAGGGACGTGGACACGCTGAGACACATACTGGGCATCCAGAAGTTCGACCTGGGTATCATCTGCGTGGACAACCAGAAGATGCAGCAGATCAATCACATCTACAGGAAGAAGAACACCCCCACGGATGTCCTGTCTTTCCCATTCTACGAG GACCTGAGGCCCGGGAAGTTGCCCTGCCCCCTTCACAGAGACGAGCTGAACCTTGGAGATATCTTCCTTGGGGTGGAGTTTGTGATGAAGCAGTGTCAGGAGGAATCCCTGGATCTGCACGGAGCGCTGACT GTTGTCACTGCGCACGGGATCTGCCACCTGCTGGGCTACAGGCACGAGACAGAGGAAGAATGGACTGAG ATGCAGCAGAGAGAAAACTACATCTTGAGCGAGTACAGCAGACTCACAGGCCGACACCTAGATCCCCTGATGAAGAGGTGCAGTCAGGACAG GTTCTCGGCTTCTGCTTCAGTGTACTCCATGTCCAGCACGTCCTCGTTGCCAGAGTCATCATCCGAGCACAGCAGATCGGGCAGGGAGTTGTTAAACTCTGTTGAATGA